The genome window aattagaaaaactagAACAAGTTTATTCAACCAACCTTGTTGGATTCGAAGAATCCAAGTCTAAAGAAGTACTGCCAactgtccgaattttagcttgaaGTTAGTTtccattatttttaaaacattctttttttctttttaaatcaaTGCAAGTAATTTTTGTCTTTGTTTCTGTTTCTAATGAATTTATATGAACTAGAATAAAGATAATGAACATGATCCTACGTTTTGTTTAAATTGCTTCCTTACATTATTAGTCCCTTCGTTAAGTATAAAAACGTAAGTGTGCTAGTTTTACTTCGAGCCACTGTATCTTCGACGTACGTTATAGAGTAATGAGTATTTAAATATGAAAACATACGCATGGTTATACTGAACACGTCGGTTGATAATGTCGCGAAATTGTTAGTTTACGTGGAATAGATCTATTAATAATTACATCGTTAAAGAATGCCAAAACGGCCGTGTATGTTCGAAGACGATTTACCACCCCAACTAAAGATACATGTAGGTCAAAAACAAGTTGACAACGGTGTTTGCCGAGAGGAACGAATGAAAACTGTTTACGGTACAaaggttataaaaataagcGAAGCGAACTTTCTTATTGAACTTATTTGTTTCCATGCAGGTAGAACAATGGAGTTATTAAAAGACGGTGTCAAATCATTATCGCGCAAATTGAACGAATCTATGGACATGAATCTCGATATACTTTCACCGAAAGCATCGTCCTCTTGCAAAATCAAGCAAGGACGTAATTCGAAACAAATGGTACTGAACAGTAAGTTAGAATTATTGAAAACAAATGAAGCTATAAAAGTaagttatttttttattaacagtATATACTTCGCTTAAATTACATCCCCATAATAATGTTTCCAATTCTTAAACATTGCTTATTTTATTCTGTGTATGAATTTTGTaacaatgtaaaattaataacttGTATTTTACATGTTCTTTTAAGGATGATCGACCCAAGTATGATCTTTGTGATTGTAGTAGAGTAATAGACCAAACTATGTTTAATAAATGTTCTTACTGTGATCAAGTCTTGTGTAATTATTGCCTGTTTGAATGCACTGGTTGCACACAATTATTTTGTCAAAACTGTTCATTGCCTGTGTAAGTTATGATCTTAACATGTTTATGTTGTTTCAGTACCTTAAAGTATTATGGTTTTATTTCTGTTCATTTAATTCCAGGTATGATTATGAAGAACGAAACAAGTGTCTCAattgttacaaataaaattacaatattttatacaatcCCTCCACAacctatatgtatattttaagtTTTTGTATTATGCATGCAATTTTGTCAATTTAAATAAAGAAACTGAAATTACATTGTTTTATATGATTTAGACGAAATTATTCCCTACTTATTCTTTCTACAAAATAAAAGGAATATCTTATAAATACTTGAttccatttattttcaattataacGTTTGTTTGCAAAAAGATTTTTTAGTTTATAGAGAACATAGTCGTTTCATTCTTTCTTTCATTCACGTTTTTAACGATAAAGTCAAATTTACTTTATTAAAGTTGCAACAatattcgaaaaaaattatGATGATCAACTCACTAGAACGAAAATAATAGGAAACAAAAGAATATCGTTGTTACTGAATTCCATCGAACTGGTAAAATTTTGGAAACTATATAGCACGAAATATCAAAATTTCAACGTATTCGAAACGATCTAGAAAAACAATAACCATTTATAACAAATTTTATCTCCGTAAATGAATAAAAGAATCGTAACGATCTCTTAAAATCACAGATACATTAATCTGACGATTATCTATTTAATATCGTACATCCCACGTGTGACGTCTTAAAATTCCAAATGACAGAAAGTAAGTCAGTTTTTAAGAAACAAAGTTTTGTCTTAAACAAAAAATGTTAGGAAGAATATATTCATTACACGTTTCGTAAATTACACAGATACTGCATATGCAACatattttgaatattaaatttttccatTTCCTTTGTTTACATAAAACATTCGTAAATCGTAATATTTCGATAGTTAATCTAAATTCAGAAATTCATTATTCGTAAGTTAATGTAATAAACTGAATATTATTGTTTATTTCATTATAAACGTTCTTTCCTATTTAGACATTAGAATGGTTAAAGAAAAGAAAGTATTAAAGTTAACATCAAAGGTCAAGActgataaaattattaatgtaaCAAAGAGGACTACAAACGTGGTAAGATAATATTTTGAAAAGTTCCATTATTAAACAGACTAAGCCTAATGATTAATGTAATATGCATTTTCAGAATATGAAAAGAAAACAATCATGCGGCTTATTACAGCATAAGAAGAAGGcaagtttgaaaaaaaatataaaacaaaacaAAGCAACAAAACTTCATAAGATTCTTTCAAACAAGCAGTTAGAAAGTAAAGAAGAAATGTGTAAGcatcaaattcaaaaattaaatcagaTTTTACAACAACCTTTAGAACAACCAATGCTTACAAAGgatgaattaaaattattattcatgAAATATAAATTAGATGGACATTACAGAACTAATGAGAATTTACCACCTTTTCCAACTCTTTTGAATAATATGTTTGATACAATTAAAGAGAGTGATTTTCTTTACAATAAAACACAGTATACGACCATTCCTAATGTACAAAGACCAGAATGTAGAAGCAGCCAAGATATATTCAGAAATTTATATCTTGATTCTGACAGTGAAAGTCAATATACAAAGGACAACTTAAGCATGTACAAAAATGTACAGCAGACTTTGAAGCAAGAGACATGGAAACCTCAAATAAATCAATGGAAAAATAACATGGATGATAGAAGTGGTAATAAATACCTTTATGTTGAAAGAAATCCTACATTTGTTTCTGATTATAATTATACACCAATAAACCATAATATACAAACATGTAATGACAGAAGTGTATTCACAGacatacaaaatattgatcaatcagAATTAGATTTAAATTTTCATAAGGTTTCTAACATGGAAGGAGAATTTTTTTCACCCAATTTAATTAATGGATATAATAGTCATTTGGAGGGACATCAGAATATAGgatatacaaataaaaatttaattttgagtGTATCTGATTCGACTTTACAATATGAAAATTTACAGAACAACAATGAAATTACAAAGCAAAGTGATATACACTGTGCAGCCCCATATAAAGATTTATtgttaaattcaaatatttacgATTTTCATTTAAAAGAGTGGGATAAAAATACATCCTTGATAAACAGAAATTGCAACTATGAATCATGGAAGAGTGAACAATCGATTTCAGTTCCTCAAGTCAGTAACTTGAAATTCTATGATAATGTGAAAAATTATTCAGAAGAAGATATGTTCAATTCACACATTCATAGAAATGTGTATCCTTTCGTAAATAATGAGCACTTGGTGTATGCTGCTAACAATAATAACATTAATGTTCAACAAGATATTAATACTTACTCCTCCAATACAACTGCTATATCTGAAAATTATCTTCCACAAGCGAATTGAGTTCCATCATATGCTGTCATCAATTAATATATCTAAGACACTATTCAAAACTTGTGATTTAAATCTATGTCAAATTTTATACTTTTGttataagtattttttttaaaggttttataaaaatataatactaAATTGCTTATAACAAAATCatcatatatattatatattatataaaatatttactatACATTAATATATGTTAAAGATGTGGCACAAGCAATATAAGTATATacacaaatattatattttctcctGTGAAagttcaaaaatatttaattgctGTAGCATGTACAACATACTAGTTTATGTTTTAAGGATATTTATAATAGGTAAAAAGTATAACCGAATTTGATTACTTTAATTATTTTGTTACAGTCTATTGTTTTCAGTTATAAATGGtatgtattatatttaaaaatcttaACTATAATTTAAACAAGCTATGGAAAATTGATACTTAcaacaaataaattatatatatttttttaataaattatatttattaattaattaagtcTTTTATATGAACATGAATTGAAACATGGTCCCTGTAAACTTTTTACCTATATATCACCTTCCATAATACTTTCTGTGTCTCATAATATTTTCTTtgtgaaataataattgcattttGTATATAAAATGCATTAAGTACAAAACATACAGTAAAATATACAAGTGTCAATAATTccatttcaattaaataaaagatATAAATATCACAATACTATTATTGTAGTTTATGTAAAAGAAATAatgcaaattataataaaagcacCATTATAATTCTTTTCAACATTCACCTTGATTTTTTTCGTAACATTGATTCTCAGTTAAAAATTGCAGACTCGATTaattatgaaaaattaattcctgGCAAAAAATGGAATATTCGTAAAATGTAAAATCATTACGTCAGTGGCAAAACATATATATGCGAGTGAAATATATTATGAAAGACATTCTTACAAGTTCTAAAGGATTCTACGTTTTGTATGATGTATTTAAGGGTTGTATTACGTTTGTATGATCCTTTACGTTTTTGCGATAGCCAGAGAAATCCGTTACTGGATCAATTTCGTCTA of Colletes latitarsis isolate SP2378_abdomen chromosome 3, iyColLati1, whole genome shotgun sequence contains these proteins:
- the LOC143340717 gene encoding apoptosis regulatory protein Siva, yielding MPKRPCMFEDDLPPQLKIHVGQKQVDNGVCREERMKTVYGRTMELLKDGVKSLSRKLNESMDMNLDILSPKASSSCKIKQGRNSKQMVLNSKLELLKTNEAIKDDRPKYDLCDCSRVIDQTMFNKCSYCDQVLCNYCLFECTGCTQLFCQNCSLPVYDYEERNKCLNCYK
- the LOC143340628 gene encoding uncharacterized protein LOC143340628 — protein: MVKEKKVLKLTSKVKTDKIINVTKRTTNVNMKRKQSCGLLQHKKKASLKKNIKQNKATKLHKILSNKQLESKEEMCKHQIQKLNQILQQPLEQPMLTKDELKLLFMKYKLDGHYRTNENLPPFPTLLNNMFDTIKESDFLYNKTQYTTIPNVQRPECRSSQDIFRNLYLDSDSESQYTKDNLSMYKNVQQTLKQETWKPQINQWKNNMDDRSGNKYLYVERNPTFVSDYNYTPINHNIQTCNDRSVFTDIQNIDQSELDLNFHKVSNMEGEFFSPNLINGYNSHLEGHQNIGYTNKNLILSVSDSTLQYENLQNNNEITKQSDIHCAAPYKDLLLNSNIYDFHLKEWDKNTSLINRNCNYESWKSEQSISVPQVSNLKFYDNVKNYSEEDMFNSHIHRNVYPFVNNEHLVYAANNNNINVQQDINTYSSNTTAISENYLPQAN